The Methanomassiliicoccales archaeon genome includes a region encoding these proteins:
- a CDS encoding NifB/NifX family molybdenum-iron cluster-binding protein, translating to MKICISSTGETLDSEVDDEFGMCEYFIIIDPDTMEYKALLNEASHSLSGTGAMAAQFVVDQGVDVVLTGFVGPHAKRILKEAGIAIVEGVDGSVRSAIERYLKGKISRP from the coding sequence ATGAAAATCTGTATTTCCTCAACAGGAGAGACCCTTGATTCCGAAGTCGATGACGAATTCGGCATGTGCGAGTATTTCATTATCATCGACCCTGATACGATGGAATACAAGGCTTTACTTAACGAAGCTTCACACTCCTTAAGTGGAACAGGTGCTATGGCAGCTCAATTTGTTGTCGATCAAGGTGTCGACGTTGTTCTGACGGGATTTGTGGGCCCTCATGCTAAGCGTATTCTAAAGGAAGCTGGTATTGCGATCGTCGAGGGCGTCGATGGATCGGTGCGATCCGCAATTGAACGCTATCTGAAAGGGAAAATCTCGCGCCCATGA
- a CDS encoding DUF1786 family protein, with translation MKLLAIDIGVGTSDVMLIDPEKSLENCIKFVLPSPAQTYAGAVARATTARKELYIFGDTVGGGPFASAIKRHIAAGLKVAMTPQAAFSIRNDLSEVQKLGIDIADHEFPPLNFDGCALWLQEVRLRPIFNFLRKLGERDEVGLLALAVQDHGISPKGISNRITRIDRFKKFLSNDPRLESLMYPIDQIPGDFIRMRSAADRAKKEAPDAKIFVMDTSPVAALGCLADPRVREDGRVLAINFGNGHSLAVLFNHGKVVRGFEAHTKLFENSVILKKYLEDFIAGKLTDERVFGDGGHGLFSISQRAVVPDQILVTGPRRGLMEATELNFRYATPAGDIMMTGPVGLYRAIKSRFFKDL, from the coding sequence ATGAAGTTACTAGCAATCGATATTGGGGTCGGTACATCAGATGTCATGTTAATCGACCCAGAAAAGAGTTTAGAAAATTGCATTAAATTTGTCTTGCCCTCTCCAGCACAAACATATGCGGGTGCAGTTGCAAGAGCCACGACGGCGCGAAAGGAACTTTATATTTTTGGCGATACAGTTGGAGGTGGCCCATTCGCAAGCGCCATCAAACGGCATATTGCAGCTGGCCTAAAGGTCGCCATGACGCCACAAGCGGCCTTTTCGATTAGAAATGATTTATCAGAGGTTCAAAAGCTTGGCATCGACATCGCAGATCACGAGTTCCCGCCGTTGAATTTTGATGGATGTGCTCTCTGGTTACAGGAAGTGCGTTTGAGGCCAATCTTCAACTTTCTGAGAAAACTGGGGGAACGAGACGAAGTCGGTCTCCTCGCGCTTGCAGTCCAGGATCATGGGATCTCTCCGAAGGGAATTAGTAATCGCATAACGAGAATTGATCGCTTCAAAAAATTCCTTTCGAACGACCCACGGCTTGAGTCCCTCATGTATCCGATTGACCAGATCCCAGGCGATTTCATACGGATGAGGTCCGCGGCTGATAGGGCGAAAAAGGAAGCTCCGGATGCTAAGATATTCGTGATGGATACATCACCCGTGGCCGCACTCGGATGCCTTGCAGATCCGCGTGTCCGCGAGGACGGTCGAGTACTCGCGATCAACTTCGGCAACGGCCACTCCCTCGCTGTTCTCTTCAATCACGGGAAAGTTGTTAGGGGGTTTGAAGCTCACACGAAGCTCTTTGAAAACAGCGTTATCCTCAAGAAATATCTCGAAGATTTCATTGCTGGGAAGCTAACTGACGAAAGAGTTTTTGGGGATGGGGGACATGGCCTTTTTAGCATCAGTCAGCGGGCTGTCGTGCCAGATCAGATCCTTGTTACTGGACCGAGGAGAGGGCTCATGGAGGCCACGGAATTGAATTTTAGATATGCCACGCCAGCAGGTGATATCATGATGACGGGCCCCGTTGGCTTATACCGCGCAATCAAATCCAGATTCTTTAAAGACCTTTAA
- a CDS encoding hydrogenase iron-sulfur subunit: MIYEDSFRPIKRSARDNDMKIGIYLCSCDGCVSGILDLKTIADAVRHLKCVKKVEIVDHLCSKQSIRAIRKDAERNALDRIVIGACSPRTYFRLFQGELSQRGGNGIIIEMANIREQCAWIHWDDPTAATEKATTMISMALAKLRAASGSEKGYGAVVDEDICDGCGICASVCRIKAISIINDPQRAGKKIARVDENICDGCGACVASCPSGALDQSSFSNKQILAQIEAATTGRIIQDLSSPNVLVFACNWCSYAAADLAGLKKLNLPPNFLTIRTMCSARIDPEWVLSAFSKGIDGVLVLPGKLGHCHYEIGNLRTTRRIALLRRVLSQLGFDEMRLMLGFVDADEPEEFQHEVSSFISTIRSIGPNPLRDLELSKKRK, translated from the coding sequence ATGATCTACGAAGATAGTTTTCGCCCCATCAAGCGGTCGGCTCGTGATAACGATATGAAGATTGGCATTTATCTTTGCAGCTGCGATGGTTGTGTAAGCGGAATCTTGGATCTTAAGACAATTGCCGATGCCGTCAGGCACTTGAAATGTGTTAAGAAAGTCGAAATCGTTGATCATCTGTGCTCAAAACAATCGATAAGGGCTATCAGGAAAGACGCTGAACGAAATGCACTAGACCGGATCGTCATTGGGGCCTGTTCTCCTCGCACATACTTCCGCCTCTTTCAAGGAGAGTTATCCCAGAGAGGCGGGAACGGTATCATTATTGAGATGGCCAATATCCGAGAGCAATGCGCATGGATTCATTGGGACGATCCCACTGCGGCAACGGAGAAAGCAACGACGATGATCAGCATGGCCTTAGCAAAGCTGAGGGCTGCGTCGGGGTCTGAAAAGGGTTACGGGGCGGTCGTCGATGAGGATATCTGTGACGGCTGTGGTATCTGTGCGTCGGTCTGTAGGATCAAGGCGATCAGCATCATTAATGATCCGCAGCGGGCTGGTAAAAAAATCGCAAGAGTGGATGAGAATATCTGCGACGGCTGCGGGGCGTGTGTCGCTTCATGCCCGAGCGGTGCGCTCGACCAGAGTTCCTTTTCGAACAAGCAGATTCTAGCCCAGATCGAAGCAGCGACGACGGGGAGGATCATTCAGGATCTCTCATCCCCAAATGTCCTTGTCTTTGCGTGCAATTGGTGTTCGTACGCTGCTGCGGATTTGGCAGGTCTTAAGAAACTGAATCTCCCGCCGAATTTCCTCACAATTAGAACGATGTGCTCTGCAAGGATCGACCCCGAATGGGTCCTAAGTGCATTTTCAAAGGGGATTGATGGCGTCTTAGTCTTACCTGGAAAACTCGGCCACTGCCACTACGAAATAGGTAATTTGAGAACGACGAGGAGAATTGCGTTGCTCAGGCGCGTTCTTTCTCAGCTTGGCTTCGATGAAATGAGGTTAATGCTCGGTTTTGTGGATGCTGATGAACCGGAGGAATTTCAGCATGAAGTCTCTTCCTTTATCTCAACAATTCGTAGTATTGGCCCCAATCCACTGCGGGACCTCGAGTTATCGAAAAAGCGAAAGTAG
- a CDS encoding glucose-1-phosphate thymidylyltransferase has product MKGLILAGGSGTRLRPLTHTGPKQLIPIANKPNILYCLEDLRDAGITDIGVILGNNMPEKVKELLGDGSRYGVKITYIVQGEPKGIAHAVGCAEEFMGDEPFIVYLGDNILKGGIRYMVEEFVRDDCEALIALCPVEYPEKFGIAEIDSEGNIISLVEKPKNPKSNLAMIGIYFLKKSIFPIIRELKPSWRNELEITDAIDQLQKRTGKVKARIVKGWWKDTGRPEDILIANHLVLEDLESRNEGLLEENVKIIGRVSIGDGTIIKSGTVIRGPVIIGKNCVIGPNTYIGPYTSIGDRTTIINGEIESSIIIGDAVIECGKKIVDSLIGAGCKISSSENSIPRGCRFIIGENSQLIL; this is encoded by the coding sequence GTGAAAGGTCTGATACTTGCGGGTGGATCTGGAACTCGTCTTAGACCGTTGACCCACACAGGACCGAAGCAGCTCATTCCGATTGCGAATAAGCCAAATATCCTGTATTGTCTTGAAGATCTGCGAGACGCTGGCATAACTGACATAGGCGTAATTCTCGGTAACAACATGCCCGAAAAAGTAAAGGAGCTGCTCGGGGACGGCTCGAGATATGGGGTTAAGATTACATACATTGTGCAGGGTGAACCGAAGGGCATTGCGCATGCGGTCGGTTGTGCAGAGGAGTTCATGGGCGACGAGCCATTCATCGTGTATCTCGGTGATAACATACTCAAGGGCGGAATCAGATACATGGTCGAGGAATTTGTCCGCGACGATTGCGAGGCTTTAATCGCCCTCTGTCCTGTCGAATACCCAGAAAAATTCGGGATAGCAGAAATCGACAGCGAAGGCAATATCATCAGTCTGGTGGAGAAACCAAAAAACCCAAAGAGCAATCTCGCGATGATCGGGATCTACTTCTTGAAAAAGAGTATCTTCCCTATTATCAGGGAATTGAAACCGTCTTGGAGGAACGAGCTTGAGATCACGGATGCGATCGATCAGTTGCAAAAAAGAACGGGTAAGGTCAAGGCGCGGATTGTAAAAGGTTGGTGGAAGGACACTGGACGACCCGAGGACATCTTGATAGCAAACCATCTTGTGCTCGAAGATCTAGAAAGTAGAAATGAGGGCTTGCTCGAAGAGAATGTCAAGATCATCGGCAGAGTTAGCATCGGTGATGGAACGATCATCAAGAGTGGGACGGTGATAAGGGGACCAGTTATCATCGGGAAGAATTGTGTGATCGGACCCAATACATACATAGGGCCATACACATCGATTGGCGATCGCACAACGATTATCAATGGTGAAATCGAGTCGTCCATTATCATCGGGGATGCGGTTATCGAGTGTGGCAAGAAAATTGTCGACAGTCTGATCGGTGCTGGCTGCAAGATCTCTTCATCGGAAAATTCGATTCCGAGGGGATGTAGGTTCATCATCGGCGAGAACTCACAACTGATCTTGTGA
- the rfbD gene encoding dTDP-4-dehydrorhamnose reductase, protein MSRIAVIGASGLLGQYVVSEAGTKGHEVLGTFRNVPAQFEGVRTEFLDITNHDQVESVLGKFEPDQVILSAAQTNVDLCEKNPSEAWSINAEGTLNVASFCQSIGAKLLYVSTDYVFNGMKKGRYSESDDPDPLGIYAQTKLEGERITLDSSSVNLVCRVSTLYGWNRVSKKRNFVTWVIESLRRGESISLFADQFVSPTYAPHCAHVLVSLLECGAHGIYHTSGPDCLSRYEIGLKVAEVFQLDNSLIRAISTKDSGLVARRPCYSCLDVEKVEEKLGFKMLSLIDGLRRMLQEGSV, encoded by the coding sequence ATGAGCCGGATCGCCGTCATTGGCGCCTCAGGGCTGCTCGGCCAATATGTTGTCAGCGAGGCTGGAACAAAAGGACACGAAGTTCTCGGCACATTCAGGAATGTTCCGGCTCAGTTTGAAGGCGTAAGGACCGAGTTCCTTGACATTACGAATCACGATCAAGTCGAATCTGTGTTGGGAAAATTCGAACCGGATCAAGTGATTCTCTCCGCCGCTCAGACGAATGTTGATCTCTGCGAGAAGAATCCTTCAGAAGCGTGGAGTATTAATGCTGAGGGTACCCTCAACGTTGCTAGCTTTTGCCAAAGCATCGGCGCCAAGCTCCTCTATGTTTCGACTGATTATGTTTTCAATGGAATGAAAAAAGGAAGATATTCCGAGTCGGACGATCCTGACCCTCTGGGTATTTACGCACAGACAAAGCTCGAAGGGGAAAGGATAACGCTGGATTCATCGAGCGTCAATCTCGTCTGCCGCGTTTCGACACTCTATGGCTGGAATCGGGTATCAAAAAAGAGAAACTTTGTGACATGGGTCATCGAATCGCTTAGAAGGGGAGAGTCAATTTCTCTGTTTGCTGATCAGTTTGTCTCACCAACTTATGCGCCTCACTGCGCACATGTCCTTGTAAGTCTTCTTGAGTGTGGCGCTCATGGGATCTATCATACGTCTGGTCCAGATTGTCTCAGCAGATATGAAATTGGTTTAAAGGTCGCCGAAGTCTTCCAACTTGACAATTCTTTAATAAGAGCTATCAGCACGAAAGATTCTGGTCTAGTTGCGCGAAGGCCGTGTTATTCATGTCTTGACGTGGAAAAGGTCGAAGAGAAACTTGGTTTCAAGATGCTTTCGCTTATTGATGGACTTAGACGGATGCTCCAGGAGGGATCGGTGTGA
- a CDS encoding dTDP-4-dehydrorhamnose 3,5-epimerase family protein, with the protein MEKKLIDGVEIRKLQPIVDERGWLMELFRSDWKEFERFGQLYITTCYPGIVKAWHYHKKQKDNFICIRGMAKVVLYDARENSITKGMINEFFMGERNFMLLKIPPNIYHGFKAIGNQEAWILNIPTEVYNYSEPDEFRVPFNSRDIPYDWAAKNG; encoded by the coding sequence ATGGAGAAGAAGCTAATTGATGGGGTCGAGATCAGGAAGCTGCAACCAATAGTGGACGAACGGGGATGGCTGATGGAATTATTTAGGAGTGACTGGAAGGAATTTGAACGATTCGGTCAGCTATATATCACGACCTGTTATCCAGGTATCGTTAAGGCATGGCATTATCACAAGAAACAAAAGGACAATTTCATTTGTATTAGGGGAATGGCAAAGGTAGTCCTTTACGATGCACGCGAGAATTCGATTACGAAAGGAATGATCAATGAGTTTTTCATGGGAGAGAGGAATTTCATGTTGTTAAAAATCCCACCAAATATTTATCATGGATTCAAGGCAATCGGAAACCAAGAAGCCTGGATACTCAACATACCTACAGAGGTTTACAATTATTCCGAACCAGATGAATTCCGTGTGCCTTTTAACTCAAGAGATATACCATATGATTGGGCTGCAAAAAACGGTTGA
- a CDS encoding response regulator: protein MRILIADDDDDIREIIRSMLADHEIIEARNGHEAVELAVRSDPDIIIMDILMPEMDGIEASRQIQRENPRSAIICLTAFSAVKGPAMLEVGAKAVISKPFRKDDLLSVIRRCASGS, encoded by the coding sequence ATGAGGATACTCATCGCCGATGATGATGACGATATCCGCGAAATAATTCGCAGCATGCTGGCGGATCATGAAATTATCGAGGCAAGAAATGGCCATGAAGCAGTTGAACTTGCTGTGAGATCTGATCCGGATATCATCATAATGGACATCCTGATGCCGGAGATGGACGGGATTGAAGCCTCCAGGCAGATACAACGGGAGAACCCCAGATCGGCCATTATTTGTCTGACCGCTTTTTCTGCCGTCAAAGGACCCGCGATGTTAGAGGTTGGGGCAAAAGCGGTCATCTCAAAACCTTTCAGAAAAGACGACCTGCTCAGTGTAATCCGGAGATGCGCGTCAGGTTCATGA
- a CDS encoding iron-containing alcohol dehydrogenase produces MRVFSDSIQLRKFVVPEIVFGLDSRYLAAQYARNLGARKVLLVTDEKIQGAGWAEDVEETLKDARIRYAVYSDVTPNPRTEEVMEGVDLFSKEKCDALLAIGGGSVIDCAKGIGIVSSNGGEITDYEGTDRITRPIPPIICIPTTAGTAADISQFAVFMDVERSLKFCVISKSLVPDVSLVDPVTTTTMSPRLTAETGLDALSHAIEAFVSTGNSPLTDLHAIEAIRIIARYLPLAVEKGDDLEVRSNMMLGSLHAGIAFSNANLGAIHAMSHSLGGFLDLPHGECNAILLEHVVAYNFESSPNRYEEIARAMGIDVEGMYYPEKKNVLVNALAELRRRVNIRQKLRNLGVRKTDIPKLAEMAMKDPCMTTNPRRLQQNDVEVIYERAF; encoded by the coding sequence ATGAGGGTCTTTTCCGATAGTATCCAGTTGAGAAAATTTGTTGTTCCTGAAATTGTCTTCGGGCTCGATTCAAGGTATCTTGCCGCCCAGTATGCACGGAACCTCGGTGCAAGAAAAGTCCTACTCGTTACTGATGAAAAAATCCAAGGAGCAGGATGGGCGGAAGATGTCGAAGAGACTTTGAAGGACGCGAGAATTCGGTATGCGGTTTACTCTGATGTGACACCAAACCCAAGAACGGAAGAAGTAATGGAGGGGGTCGATTTGTTTTCAAAAGAGAAATGCGACGCCCTCCTCGCAATTGGTGGTGGTAGCGTTATTGATTGTGCAAAAGGAATTGGGATCGTGAGCAGCAACGGAGGGGAGATCACAGATTACGAGGGGACGGACCGTATTACTCGTCCAATCCCTCCCATCATCTGCATTCCGACGACTGCTGGGACTGCAGCAGATATTTCCCAGTTCGCCGTTTTCATGGACGTTGAAAGGAGTTTAAAATTCTGCGTAATCAGCAAATCCCTTGTTCCCGACGTTTCACTCGTTGATCCCGTTACAACAACGACCATGTCACCACGCCTGACCGCTGAGACAGGTCTGGATGCGTTATCCCACGCTATAGAGGCATTCGTTTCGACCGGGAATTCACCATTAACGGATCTCCATGCGATAGAGGCAATAAGAATCATTGCACGATACTTGCCTCTCGCCGTGGAGAAAGGCGATGACCTGGAAGTTCGAAGCAATATGATGCTTGGCAGTCTACACGCTGGAATCGCATTTTCAAATGCGAATCTCGGTGCAATTCATGCAATGTCGCACTCCCTTGGCGGCTTTCTTGATCTCCCTCATGGTGAGTGCAATGCTATTCTTTTGGAACATGTAGTTGCCTACAATTTTGAATCGTCGCCAAATCGATATGAGGAAATTGCAAGAGCAATGGGAATTGATGTCGAGGGCATGTACTATCCTGAAAAGAAAAATGTCCTCGTTAACGCACTGGCAGAATTGCGCCGTCGCGTGAATATCCGGCAGAAACTGCGCAATCTTGGTGTGAGAAAAACAGACATTCCTAAACTGGCGGAAATGGCGATGAAAGATCCCTGTATGACGACGAACCCCCGACGGCTCCAACAAAATGACGTCGAGGTCATCTATGAACGAGCGTTTTAG
- a CDS encoding PAS domain S-box protein, translating into MNERFRNTSMDDSEYKEILGLGRHSVRKSYYPELRRRIEELEKIKTILDHSSFAIFIVEVPSGKILYSNAYVANELKYDERSLSRMRIHEIFGEHMQEFITRSLDAHPGRCEPFVSEIKSADGKTIPCEVVFFTSTTDNERFAVLIIHDIRDMVGVERALRSTENLLANIIEQSPVSVMITDSSGTAIRLNRKCKEMFGVNCDDQLVGRYNILADPQIHRQGFAGEIQKVFTEGKSTRFTIEYDTSGFSDMGASGQSSRILTFVISPVSNEGGKFVNAIIIHIDETERMREENLRKKAFQQIEENIEQFATVLDEMRNPLSVIIGLLESSGNEEITSKVLSQVERIEKMLNRLEKEWIATEEMKRIIKRTIE; encoded by the coding sequence ATGAACGAGCGTTTTAGAAATACCTCAATGGATGACTCCGAATACAAAGAGATTCTCGGGCTCGGCAGGCATTCGGTGAGAAAGAGCTATTATCCAGAGTTAAGGAGAAGAATTGAGGAACTGGAAAAGATAAAGACGATACTTGATCATTCAAGTTTTGCCATTTTCATCGTCGAAGTACCTTCTGGCAAAATACTATACTCGAATGCGTACGTTGCCAATGAATTGAAATATGATGAGAGGTCCCTCAGTAGGATGAGGATTCATGAGATCTTCGGAGAGCACATGCAGGAATTTATAACCAGATCCCTTGATGCTCATCCGGGAAGATGTGAGCCCTTTGTTTCAGAGATCAAATCAGCAGACGGAAAAACAATACCGTGTGAAGTTGTTTTTTTTACCTCGACGACTGATAACGAAAGATTCGCTGTCCTCATTATTCATGATATCAGGGATATGGTCGGGGTCGAAAGAGCGCTTAGATCAACGGAAAACCTCTTGGCAAACATCATCGAGCAAAGCCCTGTCTCAGTGATGATAACCGATTCGAGTGGCACGGCGATTCGATTGAACCGAAAGTGCAAAGAGATGTTTGGGGTCAATTGTGATGATCAATTAGTCGGCAGATATAACATACTCGCTGATCCTCAGATCCATCGACAGGGATTTGCTGGAGAAATCCAAAAAGTCTTTACAGAAGGCAAAAGTACCCGTTTTACGATCGAATATGATACCTCGGGATTTTCTGATATGGGGGCAAGTGGACAAAGTAGTCGCATTCTAACCTTTGTTATCTCTCCGGTGAGTAATGAGGGGGGTAAATTCGTAAACGCCATTATTATCCACATCGATGAGACGGAGAGAATGAGGGAGGAAAACTTGAGAAAAAAAGCATTCCAGCAGATCGAAGAAAACATTGAACAATTTGCGACGGTCCTTGACGAAATGAGGAATCCCCTCAGTGTGATCATAGGTCTTCTGGAATCAAGCGGTAACGAGGAAATTACGAGTAAAGTGCTCAGCCAGGTAGAACGAATTGAAAAGATGCTCAATCGATTGGAAAAAGAATGGATTGCAACCGAAGAAATGAAAAGGATCATCAAGAGGACAATTGAATAG
- a CDS encoding flavodoxin family protein, translating into MKALILNGSANKNGNTASLLEKIRLKFEKVSIDHEWINLADMKIEDCRGCLECKKTGRCGIDDDMQTIYEKIQEVDFIVLGSPIYMGAETGRVKSFVDRLYAFLKFTDKKGVFESDLRKGKRAIVVFSCGLKDGNIVYNHLNVRYFNTFVKLLGCDDMRSFIIPSFYLIDKNKGSDASSPLKQFLEETSRFIDVP; encoded by the coding sequence ATGAAGGCCCTTATCCTCAACGGCAGCGCCAACAAGAATGGCAATACTGCTTCGCTCTTGGAAAAAATCCGGTTGAAATTTGAAAAGGTATCGATCGATCATGAGTGGATAAACCTTGCGGATATGAAAATCGAGGACTGTAGGGGATGTCTCGAATGTAAGAAAACTGGTCGATGTGGAATTGATGATGATATGCAGACAATCTATGAGAAAATCCAGGAAGTTGATTTTATTGTGCTCGGTTCACCCATCTACATGGGTGCGGAAACTGGCAGGGTCAAATCGTTTGTTGATCGTCTTTACGCTTTTTTAAAATTCACCGACAAAAAAGGCGTTTTCGAAAGCGATCTGAGAAAAGGAAAAAGAGCGATTGTCGTCTTCTCTTGTGGCCTGAAGGATGGCAACATTGTCTATAACCATTTGAATGTGCGGTACTTCAACACCTTTGTGAAATTGCTCGGCTGCGATGATATGCGATCATTCATCATTCCCTCGTTCTACCTTATTGACAAGAACAAGGGATCTGACGCTTCATCTCCGTTGAAACAGTTCCTCGAAGAGACATCCCGATTCATAGATGTGCCATAG
- a CDS encoding HisA/HisF-related TIM barrel protein, which produces MAEDKRIKACPYCGSVEVVPKVLFGGPLPGVDANDGTYVCEKCGREAVPLHFRSFDDWYAFFEADDNASKSIDAAFAIVPIVPINTAALFSIRRFDFPIGKTASVVSIVWQDSSVMPRGDGVSFETYWEAIFDKRYNASAALIMDVAGITEAKPNFKVLKDLTKRSREIWLDIGMRSVQDLFDCFTMGVSRAIVSTLTSTGLELFNDVFELSDKCLPCMYFDGEIVWAKKRAGPSKLKEMAKEMEHIGYDEMAVVDLRRLGTGNGVSRDFLVEALACDLDVYIGGGVVETDLEFLREEGAAGAFIDPHTAVIRSLFEIEGGVTPTNLPLQEKKKTVKGSSVPID; this is translated from the coding sequence ATGGCAGAAGATAAGAGAATTAAAGCATGCCCATATTGTGGTAGCGTCGAGGTTGTACCGAAAGTTCTTTTCGGAGGCCCACTACCAGGCGTCGATGCAAACGACGGTACATATGTCTGCGAAAAATGCGGTAGGGAAGCCGTTCCCCTGCATTTCAGGAGTTTCGATGACTGGTACGCATTCTTTGAGGCCGATGATAACGCTTCAAAATCCATCGATGCGGCCTTCGCCATCGTTCCTATTGTACCAATCAACACCGCCGCTCTCTTCTCAATAAGGAGATTTGACTTTCCAATCGGCAAAACGGCAAGTGTTGTGAGTATCGTTTGGCAAGACAGCTCAGTCATGCCCCGTGGCGACGGGGTCTCATTCGAAACCTATTGGGAAGCGATATTTGACAAGAGGTACAACGCATCTGCTGCCTTGATCATGGACGTCGCAGGTATTACAGAAGCGAAACCTAATTTCAAGGTCCTTAAAGACCTGACAAAAAGAAGTCGCGAGATATGGCTAGACATCGGTATGCGAAGTGTTCAAGACCTTTTCGATTGTTTCACAATGGGGGTTTCCAGAGCGATCGTGAGTACGCTCACCTCAACGGGTCTAGAGCTCTTCAACGACGTCTTTGAACTCTCGGACAAATGCTTACCGTGCATGTATTTTGATGGAGAGATCGTTTGGGCTAAGAAACGGGCTGGGCCTTCCAAACTGAAAGAAATGGCAAAGGAAATGGAGCACATCGGCTACGATGAAATGGCAGTTGTCGACCTCAGACGACTCGGCACTGGAAATGGCGTCTCAAGAGATTTCCTTGTGGAAGCGCTTGCGTGCGATCTTGATGTCTACATTGGCGGGGGTGTCGTTGAAACTGATCTCGAATTCTTAAGAGAAGAGGGGGCGGCGGGCGCGTTCATAGACCCTCACACCGCCGTAATAAGGAGCCTTTTCGAAATTGAAGGGGGCGTGACACCAACAAACCTCCCCCTCCAAGAAAAGAAAAAGACGGTAAAAGGCAGCAGTGTTCCGATCGATTGA
- a CDS encoding C-terminal binding protein, protein MGFKVVITDYIYGEPTEEIEILKKIDAEVSLFQCKTENDVIQVARDADAILNTYAPVSRRVIERLERCRVIARYGIGYDTIDVEAATEKGIVVVNVPTYCIDEVADHTLALILCALRKITVYDKAIRKGSWDWRDARPINRLKEMTLGLIAVGKIGRALAERVKPIGMRIIAFDPYVSEKKMREIGIEPVSLDRLLRESDVISIHTPLTKETRHMINYDKLKLMKRGAILVNTSRGGVIKTDDLVRALEEGLIAFAALDVLEDEPPPKDHPLLKFENVVLTPHASFYSEGSLKEVKNTAAEEIVRVLTGRKPLSCVNPDVLTRVELK, encoded by the coding sequence ATGGGGTTCAAGGTCGTCATTACTGATTACATTTACGGAGAACCAACGGAGGAGATTGAAATTCTAAAAAAGATTGACGCAGAGGTCAGTCTTTTCCAATGCAAGACTGAAAACGACGTTATTCAGGTTGCGAGGGACGCTGATGCGATTCTCAACACATATGCCCCGGTTTCCCGCCGAGTTATAGAAAGGCTTGAACGCTGCAGAGTTATTGCGCGGTATGGGATCGGTTACGACACCATCGATGTTGAGGCGGCCACTGAGAAGGGAATTGTCGTCGTCAATGTCCCAACATACTGCATCGACGAAGTTGCCGATCATACTCTGGCGTTGATCCTTTGTGCCCTGAGGAAGATAACGGTCTACGATAAGGCGATCAGAAAAGGTAGCTGGGACTGGAGAGACGCGAGACCGATCAACAGGCTCAAGGAAATGACACTCGGCCTCATCGCCGTAGGGAAAATTGGGAGGGCTCTTGCGGAGAGAGTCAAACCGATTGGCATGAGAATCATTGCCTTCGACCCATACGTTTCTGAAAAGAAGATGAGAGAGATCGGCATTGAGCCGGTATCCCTCGATAGGCTGTTGAGAGAATCAGATGTAATTTCAATTCATACGCCCCTTACGAAAGAGACTAGGCATATGATCAACTATGATAAACTCAAGCTGATGAAGAGAGGTGCGATCTTAGTCAACACCTCGCGCGGCGGCGTTATTAAAACGGATGATCTCGTGAGAGCACTGGAAGAGGGGCTCATCGCATTCGCTGCATTGGACGTGCTCGAAGACGAGCCTCCGCCGAAGGATCACCCTCTTTTGAAATTCGAAAACGTCGTGTTGACACCACATGCATCTTTTTACTCAGAGGGGTCGCTGAAAGAGGTCAAGAATACGGCAGCGGAGGAAATTGTGCGCGTTCTTACTGGTAGGAAACCGCTCAGTTGCGTCAACCCAGATGTACTGACGAGAGTTGAACTCAAGTGA